The Treponema pectinovorum genome includes a window with the following:
- the uxuA gene encoding mannonate dehydratase — MEMTLRWYGTKFDSVTLEQIKQIPGVKGVITTLYDLPAGEEWPLERVKEIKATVEKAGLKIAGIESVNIHDAIKIGTPERDKYIDNYIKSLEALGKEDIHMVCYNFMPVFDWTRTDLAKMRPDGSTVLAYDQKVVDTIDPQTFFDQTTGSSNGFVMPGWEPERLAKVKDLFEAYKDVDAEKLFENLVYFLKAIGPVCEKYNMKMAIHPDDPAWPVFGLPRIITGKEAILKMLKAVDKEYNGITLCMGSLGTNPKNDIPDIIRSCKGRIHFAHVRNLHHFAPGVFEEAAHLSSDGSFDMYEAVKALYDIGFSGPMRPDHGRTIWGEKCMPGYGLYDRALGATYIEGLWEAIDKSSKRG; from the coding sequence ATGGAAATGACTTTAAGATGGTACGGAACAAAATTTGATTCTGTAACTTTGGAGCAGATAAAACAGATTCCTGGCGTTAAAGGGGTCATAACAACTTTGTATGACCTTCCTGCTGGAGAGGAATGGCCTTTGGAAAGGGTTAAAGAAATAAAGGCGACTGTTGAAAAAGCTGGACTTAAAATTGCAGGAATTGAAAGCGTAAACATTCACGACGCTATAAAAATTGGAACTCCAGAACGCGACAAGTACATAGACAATTACATAAAGTCTTTGGAAGCTTTGGGTAAAGAAGATATTCACATGGTTTGTTACAACTTTATGCCAGTTTTTGACTGGACAAGAACAGACCTTGCAAAGATGCGCCCAGATGGTTCTACAGTTCTCGCTTATGACCAGAAAGTTGTTGATACTATTGACCCTCAGACTTTTTTTGACCAGACAACTGGCAGTTCAAATGGTTTTGTTATGCCTGGTTGGGAACCAGAAAGACTTGCAAAAGTAAAGGATTTGTTTGAAGCGTATAAAGATGTTGATGCGGAAAAACTTTTTGAAAATCTTGTTTACTTTTTGAAAGCTATTGGACCTGTTTGCGAAAAATACAATATGAAGATGGCAATTCATCCGGATGATCCTGCATGGCCTGTTTTTGGACTTCCAAGAATAATAACTGGCAAAGAAGCTATTTTAAAAATGCTAAAAGCTGTTGATAAAGAATACAACGGTATAACTTTGTGTATGGGAAGTCTTGGAACAAATCCAAAGAATGATATTCCAGATATTATTCGCTCATGCAAGGGACGCATTCATTTTGCGCATGTTAGAAACCTTCATCATTTTGCACCAGGAGTTTTTGAAGAAGCAGCACATCTTTCTTCTGATGGAAGCTTTGACATGTACGAAGCTGTAAAAGCGTTGTACGATATAGGATTTTCTGGACCAATGCGACCAGACCATGGACGTACAATTTGGGGAGAAAAATGTATGCCTGGCTACGGACTTTATGACCGTGCTTTAGGTGCAACATATATTGAAGGTCTTTGGGAAGCAATAGATAAAAGCTCGAAAAGAGGCTAA
- a CDS encoding TRAP transporter large permease, protein MFNPTVAMWLLLGSFVVFILLRMPVIFAIAVSSCITLFYVNIPLMSFIQQMGKGVDSFSLMAIPFFILAGEIMGAGGISDRLLQAANVIVGRFRGGLSYVNVLASMFFGHLSGSAVADVSSLGSIEIPMMEKGGYDKDFSVAVTVASSCQGVLIPPSHNMIIYSVAAGGVSVGALFMAGLVPGVMLGILMLILCAVISIIRHYPKGEAISFKEACKIIVSAVLALFTAVIILVGVTAGLFTATESAAIACIYAFIISVFVYKELKLSLMPKLLMNTIKTLAMVFSLIAAANAFGWLLAFLKVPTLITEGLLAITTNKIVLLLLINLMLLVLGCIMDMAPLILIVTPILIPVISTLGMSKVQFGVMLIFNLAVGLCTPPVGSALFVGCGVGRINIERTVKAMLPFYGIMVAGLLLVTFVPEISLFLPRILGFQV, encoded by the coding sequence ATGTTTAATCCTACCGTTGCCATGTGGCTTTTGCTAGGAAGTTTTGTGGTATTTATTTTGCTTAGAATGCCTGTAATCTTCGCTATAGCAGTTTCTTCTTGTATTACTCTTTTTTATGTAAACATTCCTCTTATGTCTTTTATTCAGCAGATGGGAAAAGGTGTAGACAGTTTTAGCCTTATGGCGATTCCGTTCTTTATACTTGCAGGCGAAATAATGGGTGCCGGTGGTATTTCTGACAGATTGCTACAGGCTGCAAATGTTATTGTAGGTAGATTTAGAGGCGGACTTTCTTATGTAAACGTTTTGGCGTCTATGTTCTTTGGACATCTTTCTGGTTCTGCTGTTGCAGACGTTTCTTCTTTGGGTTCAATCGAAATTCCTATGATGGAAAAAGGCGGATATGACAAAGACTTCTCTGTTGCGGTAACTGTTGCATCGTCTTGTCAGGGAGTTTTGATTCCTCCAAGCCACAATATGATAATCTATTCTGTTGCAGCAGGGGGAGTTTCTGTTGGTGCCTTGTTTATGGCAGGTCTTGTACCTGGTGTTATGCTTGGTATTTTGATGCTTATTCTTTGTGCAGTAATCAGCATAATTCGCCATTATCCAAAGGGAGAAGCAATAAGCTTTAAAGAGGCGTGCAAGATAATAGTAAGTGCAGTGCTTGCTTTGTTTACCGCTGTAATTATTTTGGTTGGCGTTACGGCTGGTCTTTTTACAGCAACTGAATCTGCGGCGATTGCTTGTATTTATGCATTTATAATTTCTGTATTTGTTTATAAAGAGTTAAAACTTTCGCTCATGCCAAAACTTTTGATGAATACGATAAAAACTTTGGCGATGGTTTTTTCTTTGATTGCTGCGGCAAATGCTTTTGGTTGGCTTTTGGCTTTCTTAAAAGTTCCTACTTTGATTACAGAAGGATTGCTTGCAATTACAACTAACAAAATTGTTCTTTTGCTTTTGATTAACCTTATGCTCTTAGTGCTTGGTTGTATCATGGATATGGCTCCGCTGATTTTGATTGTAACTCCAATTCTTATTCCTGTAATATCAACTTTGGGAATGAGCAAAGTTCAGTTTGGCGTAATGCTTATATTCAACCTTGCAGTAGGACTTTGTACTCCTCCAGTTGGTTCTGCATTGTTTGTAGGTTGTGGCGTTGGAAGGATAAATATTGAGAGAACTGTAAAAGCGATGTTGCCGTTCTATGGAATTATGGTTGCAGGACTTTTGCTCGTAACTTTTGTTCCTGAAATTTCTCTTTTCTTGCCAAGAATATTAGGATTCCAGGTATAA
- a CDS encoding TRAP transporter small permease: protein MNIKDEIFKPEMKLWEKIVSVITFVFDSIYRVLVEFAKLVLLVIVVVVSAQVFARFFHRSIMWSEEVALLLMVWTAFISMAIGVEKGLHIAITIFYGLFPKKIQNVIYKLILVAMIFFAYILIKYGINLISVSMGNKLPATQWPNGIKFIMMPVGGIFIFYFAVLDLFGLNRFRHTLIEDGKNDDGEKTDQQIIDEMRAAKAEMRAEQKEGK from the coding sequence TTTCAGTAATCACCTTTGTATTTGATTCAATTTATAGAGTTCTTGTTGAATTTGCTAAATTGGTTTTATTGGTGATTGTCGTTGTCGTTAGTGCACAAGTTTTTGCGCGATTTTTCCATCGCTCTATTATGTGGTCTGAAGAAGTTGCACTTTTATTGATGGTTTGGACAGCGTTTATTTCGATGGCGATTGGAGTTGAAAAAGGCTTACACATTGCTATTACGATTTTTTATGGGCTTTTTCCAAAAAAAATTCAGAATGTTATCTACAAGTTGATTCTTGTTGCGATGATTTTCTTTGCATATATCTTAATAAAATACGGAATAAACCTTATTTCTGTTTCTATGGGAAATAAATTGCCTGCAACGCAGTGGCCTAACGGAATTAAATTTATAATGATGCCTGTTGGCGGTATTTTTATCTTCTATTTTGCAGTTTTAGACCTTTTTGGTTTGAATCGATTCCGTCATACATTGATTGAAGATGGAAAAAATGATGATGGTGAAAAAACTGACCAGCAGATTATTGATGAAATGCGTGCTGCTAAGGCAGAAATGCGCGCTGAACAGAAGGAGGGCAAATAA